The Rhodoferax sediminis genome has a segment encoding these proteins:
- a CDS encoding tryptophan--tRNA ligase translates to MTQPLRVLTGITTSGTPHLGNYVGAIRPAVQASLAAGTESFYFLADYHALIKIGEPARVQRSTLEIAASWLAAGLDPERVTFYRQSDIPEIPELTWLLTCVTGKGLLNRAHAYKAAVDHNAAGGRDADDGVTAGLFMYPVLMGADILMFNAHRVPVGRDQIQHIEMARDMAASFNHLYGEHFVLPEAAIEESVATLPGLDGRKMSKSYDNTIALFAPREQLRKLIAGVLTDSRTPGQPKDTEGSALFQIYQAFASPTETAALRQAYADGIAWGDAKQLLFERIDREIAPMRETYQSLIDHPGRIEDILHAGAAKARKLSGPAMARLREAVGLRDLRTQAGTAVAKTAKSALPAFKQYRERDGRFYFKLVDARGRLLLQSAGFDSPKEAAQAIAQLRRQGSAALADTKAGLQAAEGVSPFDIAAALEQLTEALA, encoded by the coding sequence ATGACCCAGCCCCTTCGCGTTCTGACCGGCATCACCACCTCGGGTACCCCGCACCTGGGCAACTATGTGGGGGCTATTCGACCCGCGGTCCAGGCCAGCCTGGCCGCTGGTACCGAGAGCTTTTATTTTCTGGCCGACTACCACGCACTGATCAAGATCGGCGAGCCGGCGCGTGTGCAGCGCTCCACGCTGGAGATTGCCGCCTCCTGGCTGGCCGCGGGACTGGACCCCGAGCGCGTCACGTTCTACCGCCAGTCCGACATTCCGGAAATCCCCGAGCTCACCTGGCTGCTGACCTGCGTGACCGGCAAGGGCCTGCTGAACCGGGCGCATGCCTACAAGGCCGCGGTCGACCACAACGCGGCCGGCGGGCGCGATGCCGACGACGGCGTGACGGCGGGCCTGTTCATGTACCCGGTGCTGATGGGGGCGGACATCCTGATGTTCAATGCGCACCGGGTACCGGTGGGGCGCGACCAGATCCAGCACATCGAGATGGCGCGCGACATGGCCGCGAGCTTCAACCACCTGTATGGCGAGCACTTCGTGCTGCCCGAGGCCGCCATCGAGGAGTCGGTGGCGACGCTGCCGGGGCTCGATGGCCGCAAGATGAGCAAGAGCTACGACAACACCATTGCGCTGTTTGCGCCGCGCGAGCAGCTGCGCAAACTGATTGCCGGCGTGCTGACCGACTCGCGCACACCGGGCCAGCCCAAGGACACCGAAGGCTCGGCACTGTTCCAGATTTACCAGGCCTTTGCCAGCCCCACGGAAACCGCCGCACTGCGCCAGGCCTACGCCGACGGCATCGCCTGGGGCGATGCCAAGCAGCTGCTGTTCGAGCGCATCGACCGGGAGATCGCCCCGATGCGCGAGACCTACCAGTCGCTGATCGACCACCCGGGCCGCATCGAGGATATCCTGCACGCCGGTGCCGCCAAGGCGCGCAAACTCTCCGGGCCGGCCATGGCACGGCTGCGAGAGGCGGTGGGACTGCGCGACCTGCGTACCCAGGCCGGCACCGCAGTGGCAAAAACCGCCAAATCGGCCTTGCCGGCCTTCAAGCAATACCGCGAGCGCGACGGGCGTTTTTATTTCAAGCTGGTGGATGCGCGTGGCCGCCTGCTGCTGCAAAGCGCCGGTTTTGACTCGCCCAAAGAGGCGGCGCAGGCCATTGCACAACTGCGCCGGCAGGGCAGCGCCGCGCTGGCCGATACCAAGGCAGGGCTGCAGGCCGCAGAAGGCGTCTCCCCCTTTGATATTGCGGCAGCGCTGGAGCAACTGACCGAGGCCCTTGCGTGA
- a CDS encoding site-2 protease family protein: MNNYSGLIQTIALYALPVLFAITVHEAAHGYAARHFGDNTAWAMGRVTLNPIKHVDLMGTILIPLLLYFATSGAFLFGYAKPVPVNFGALRNPKRDMVWVALAGPAVNLLQALLWGIVFYLLLGAGVTEPFFLKMCKGGILVNVVMFVFNLFPLPPLDGGRVLVGLLPHRQAVLVSRIEPWGFFIVMALVLAGVVSTYWLLPLMGLTYDLIDLALSPLAALVR, encoded by the coding sequence GTGAACAACTACTCCGGTCTCATCCAGACGATTGCCCTGTACGCCCTGCCGGTGCTGTTTGCCATCACCGTGCACGAGGCCGCGCATGGCTACGCCGCGCGCCATTTTGGTGACAACACGGCCTGGGCGATGGGCCGCGTGACGCTCAACCCCATCAAACACGTCGACCTGATGGGCACGATCCTGATCCCGCTGCTGCTGTACTTCGCCACCTCCGGCGCCTTCCTGTTCGGCTACGCCAAGCCGGTGCCGGTGAACTTCGGCGCGCTGCGCAATCCCAAGCGCGACATGGTCTGGGTGGCGCTGGCGGGGCCCGCGGTGAACCTGCTGCAGGCGCTCTTGTGGGGCATCGTTTTTTACCTGCTGCTCGGCGCGGGCGTGACGGAGCCGTTTTTTCTGAAGATGTGCAAGGGCGGCATCCTGGTCAACGTGGTGATGTTTGTCTTCAACCTGTTCCCGCTGCCGCCGCTGGACGGCGGCCGCGTCCTGGTGGGGCTGCTGCCGCACAGGCAGGCGGTGCTGGTGTCGCGTATCGAGCCCTGGGGGTTTTTCATCGTCATGGCGCTGGTGCTGGCCGGCGTCGTCAGCACTTACTGGCTGCTGCCCCTGATGGGCCTGACCTACGACCTGATCGACCTCGCGCTGTCGCCGCTGGCGGCCCTGGTCCGTTAA
- a CDS encoding L-threonylcarbamoyladenylate synthase, giving the protein MAQYFEVHPDNPQVRLLKQAAALLERGGIVAVPTDSSYALVCHLDDKTAADQLRRIRGVDDKHHLTLMCHDLSELANYARVDNKQYRLLKSATPGAYTFILEASKEVPRRLSHPQRKTIGLRVPTHKVLRELLALHSGPLLATTLIAPGETEPLNDAQAIRSRFERQIAGVIDAGACTSRPTTVIDLTDMGTGGEPVLVRMGGGDPARLGLSADLAGAL; this is encoded by the coding sequence ATGGCCCAATACTTCGAAGTTCACCCCGACAACCCGCAGGTGCGCCTGCTCAAACAGGCGGCGGCGCTGCTCGAGCGCGGCGGCATCGTGGCGGTTCCGACCGACTCCAGCTACGCGCTGGTGTGCCACCTCGATGACAAGACGGCGGCGGATCAACTGCGGCGCATCCGCGGCGTGGACGACAAGCACCACCTGACCCTGATGTGCCACGACCTGAGCGAGCTGGCCAACTACGCCCGGGTCGACAACAAGCAGTACCGGCTGCTCAAATCCGCCACGCCGGGCGCCTACACCTTCATTCTGGAAGCCAGCAAGGAGGTGCCGCGCCGCCTGAGCCATCCGCAGCGCAAGACGATCGGCCTGCGCGTGCCCACGCATAAAGTGCTTCGGGAGCTTCTGGCCCTTCACAGTGGCCCTTTGTTGGCTACCACCTTGATAGCACCCGGCGAGACCGAGCCGCTCAACGATGCACAGGCCATCCGCAGCCGCTTCGAGCGCCAGATTGCGGGGGTGATCGACGCCGGCGCCTGCACCTCGCGCCCCACCACCGTGATCGACCTGACGGACATGGGCACGGGCGGCGAGCCGGTGCTGGTGCGCATGGGCGGCGGCGATCCGGCCCGCCTCGGGCTGTCGGCCGACCTGGCCGGCGCGCTCTGA
- a CDS encoding DMT family transporter, whose product MSRQPSAQAGIWLVVAATAGFAMLDTTTKYISFSVPALMAMWLRYLFQAVATTVVVLPTRGLALLRTAHPRFQFLRGVLLLATSLFAFYSVKYMPVGEFTALVMITPLVITLLAARVLRERVSPLRWLLVAGGFAGTLVIVRPGGQAFGWTLLLPLGLVTSNAWFQVLTSRLVRTEDPVTMHFYTGWVGTLLASLALPFVWTPLASWSLWGWLALMGLLGTVGHFLLILAYMRAPAATLTPFLYVQIGFAMLCGWLVFSHVPDQWSVTGIAMIVVCGAAGAWLTRLEGHAPDPINIRPVES is encoded by the coding sequence GTGAGCCGCCAGCCGAGCGCCCAGGCGGGCATCTGGCTGGTCGTGGCCGCCACGGCCGGCTTTGCCATGCTGGACACCACCACCAAATACATCAGTTTCAGCGTGCCGGCGCTCATGGCCATGTGGCTGCGCTATCTGTTCCAGGCGGTGGCCACCACGGTCGTGGTGCTGCCCACACGCGGCCTGGCGCTGCTGCGTACCGCGCACCCCAGATTCCAGTTTCTGCGCGGCGTGCTGCTGCTGGCGACCAGCCTGTTCGCGTTTTACAGCGTGAAGTACATGCCGGTGGGCGAGTTCACTGCGCTGGTCATGATCACGCCGCTGGTCATCACGCTGCTGGCGGCCCGCGTGCTGCGCGAGCGGGTGTCGCCGCTGCGCTGGCTGCTGGTGGCGGGCGGTTTTGCCGGCACGCTGGTGATCGTGCGCCCAGGCGGGCAGGCCTTTGGCTGGACCTTGCTGCTGCCGCTGGGCCTGGTCACCAGCAATGCGTGGTTCCAGGTGCTGACCAGCCGGCTCGTCCGCACCGAAGACCCGGTCACCATGCATTTCTACACCGGCTGGGTCGGCACGCTGCTGGCCTCGCTGGCGCTGCCGTTTGTCTGGACCCCGCTGGCATCGTGGAGCCTGTGGGGCTGGCTGGCGCTGATGGGATTGCTCGGCACGGTCGGCCATTTCCTGCTGATCCTGGCCTATATGCGCGCGCCCGCGGCCACGCTGACGCCCTTTTTGTACGTCCAGATCGGTTTTGCCATGCTGTGCGGCTGGCTGGTGTTCTCGCATGTGCCCGACCAGTGGTCGGTAACGGGCATCGCGATGATCGTGGTGTGCGGCGCGGCCGGGGCCTGGCTGACACGGCTGGAAGGCCACGCGCCCGATCCCATTAACATCCGGCCTGTGGAATCCTGA
- a CDS encoding 3',5'-nucleoside bisphosphate phosphatase, giving the protein MSSILNADLHCHSVVSDGTLTPEQLAARASANGVELWALTDHDEIGGQQRAFAAARANGMKYLTGTEISVTFAGETVHIVGLGFDASDPRMAQGLQRTRGGRGQRALEMADGLARVGITGAYEGALKFVGNPELISRTHFARFLVESGACHDTHEVFRKYLTEGKPGFVPHRWASLADAVGWITQCGGVAVIAHPGRYNFTANEEYALFTEFKAHGGRAVEVVTGSHTAAEYVEYAGVAREFGLAASRGSDFHSPDESRIDLGTLPYLPGELTPVWDLLTDRIR; this is encoded by the coding sequence GTGTCTTCCATCCTCAACGCTGATCTCCACTGCCATTCCGTCGTCTCCGACGGCACCCTGACCCCGGAACAACTGGCCGCGCGCGCCAGCGCCAATGGCGTCGAATTGTGGGCGCTGACCGACCATGACGAGATTGGCGGCCAGCAGCGCGCCTTTGCGGCGGCGCGTGCGAACGGCATGAAGTACCTCACCGGCACCGAGATTTCGGTCACGTTTGCGGGCGAGACCGTGCACATCGTCGGGCTCGGGTTCGACGCCAGCGACCCACGCATGGCGCAGGGCCTGCAGCGCACACGCGGCGGACGCGGCCAGCGGGCGCTGGAGATGGCCGACGGACTGGCCAGGGTCGGCATCACGGGCGCGTACGAGGGTGCCCTGAAATTCGTCGGCAATCCCGAGCTGATTTCGCGCACGCACTTTGCGCGCTTCCTGGTCGAGTCCGGGGCCTGCCACGACACGCACGAGGTTTTTCGCAAATACCTGACCGAGGGCAAGCCGGGCTTTGTGCCGCACCGCTGGGCCAGCCTGGCCGATGCGGTCGGCTGGATCACGCAATGTGGCGGTGTGGCCGTCATCGCGCACCCGGGCCGCTATAACTTCACGGCCAACGAAGAGTACGCGCTGTTCACCGAATTCAAGGCCCACGGCGGGCGCGCGGTCGAGGTGGTGACGGGCAGCCATACGGCGGCCGAGTATGTCGAGTACGCCGGCGTGGCCCGGGAATTTGGCCTGGCCGCCTCGCGCGGCAGCGACTTTCACAGTCCGGACGAGAGCCGGATCGACCTGGGCACCCTGCCCTACCTGCCGGGCGAGCTCACGCCCGTGTGGGACCTGCTGACAGACCGCATCCGGTGA
- a CDS encoding CHAD domain-containing protein codes for MTKPPTHRETELKLAPPAHRVPAFERAAPVPVAPVRLPGEASVEDGFVALCTACLAQFQGNLPGVLEDGDIEYVHQARVALQRLRVALRLCRRVCPLPQGELLAGLRALARALGPVRDWDVLCCVTLPQIAPAFDNPPAWRQLMRSVEARRSAARQAMRGAIAQADPAAWLRAFHRWLAQRAWRSEPAQQAAPQEPLQPWAARALQAGHKKLVRSARDFARQSPQQRHALRLWVKRQRYATEFFETLPGAAPHAKYRGCLHELQSSLGRANDAHIARVLLGHALEGDPGVGAAGQAHGASRFVLGWLARQAVEPADPGVLKALKFIRKSRPAW; via the coding sequence ATGACGAAGCCGCCCACCCACCGCGAAACAGAACTCAAGCTGGCGCCCCCCGCGCACCGCGTGCCGGCGTTTGAGCGCGCGGCACCGGTGCCGGTCGCGCCCGTGCGGCTGCCCGGCGAGGCGTCGGTCGAAGACGGCTTTGTCGCCTTGTGCACGGCCTGTCTCGCGCAGTTCCAGGGCAACCTGCCGGGGGTGCTGGAGGATGGGGACATCGAGTATGTGCACCAGGCCCGCGTGGCATTGCAGCGCCTGCGCGTGGCGCTGCGCCTGTGCCGCCGTGTGTGCCCGCTGCCGCAAGGCGAATTGCTCGCGGGCCTGCGCGCGCTGGCCCGCGCCCTGGGTCCCGTGCGTGACTGGGATGTGCTGTGCTGCGTGACCCTGCCGCAGATTGCGCCCGCGTTTGACAACCCGCCCGCATGGCGGCAATTGATGCGGTCGGTGGAAGCACGCCGCAGCGCGGCGCGCCAGGCGATGCGGGGTGCGATCGCGCAGGCCGATCCTGCCGCGTGGCTGCGGGCGTTTCACCGCTGGCTGGCGCAGCGGGCGTGGCGCAGCGAGCCGGCGCAGCAGGCGGCCCCGCAAGAGCCGCTGCAACCCTGGGCTGCGCGCGCCCTGCAGGCTGGCCACAAGAAGCTCGTTCGCAGTGCGCGCGATTTTGCCCGGCAGAGCCCGCAGCAGCGCCACGCCCTGCGCCTGTGGGTCAAACGTCAGCGCTACGCCACCGAGTTTTTCGAGACTTTGCCGGGCGCTGCGCCGCACGCCAAATACCGGGGCTGTTTGCACGAACTGCAAAGCAGCCTGGGCCGCGCCAATGACGCCCACATCGCACGTGTCCTGCTGGGCCACGCGCTGGAGGGCGACCCAGGCGTTGGCGCCGCCGGCCAGGCGCACGGTGCAAGCCGCTTTGTGCTGGGCTGGCTGGCCCGGCAGGCCGTTGAGCCCGCCGACCCGGGCGTCTTGAAGGCGCTGAAATTCATCAGGAAGTCCCGTCCAGCCTGGTAG
- a CDS encoding glutathione S-transferase, which yields MITVHHLNNSRSQRILWLLEELGLPYEIWRYQRDPKTMLAPASLCEVHPLGKSPVVTDGTLTLAESGAIVEYLVNQYGGGRLAPAPGTPERLRYTYWLHYAEGSAMPPLLLKLVFDTIEKSPMPFFVKPIARAISGKAKSAFIVPQIKQHLDYLEGELGKSPWFAGSEFSGADIQMSFPLEAAAARAGLDRSRPRLMDFLARIHARPAYQRALEKGGEYALLG from the coding sequence ATGATCACCGTTCACCATCTCAACAACTCGCGCTCGCAGCGCATCCTGTGGCTGCTCGAAGAACTGGGACTGCCGTATGAGATCTGGCGCTACCAGCGCGACCCGAAAACCATGCTGGCGCCGGCCTCGCTGTGCGAGGTGCACCCGCTGGGCAAGTCGCCGGTCGTGACCGACGGCACACTGACCCTGGCCGAGTCGGGTGCCATCGTCGAGTACCTGGTCAACCAGTACGGCGGCGGGCGGCTGGCGCCCGCACCGGGCACGCCCGAGCGGCTGCGCTACACCTACTGGCTGCACTACGCGGAAGGCTCGGCCATGCCGCCGCTACTGCTCAAGCTCGTGTTCGACACGATCGAGAAGTCGCCCATGCCGTTCTTCGTCAAGCCGATTGCCAGGGCCATCTCAGGCAAGGCCAAGAGCGCGTTCATCGTCCCGCAGATCAAACAGCACCTCGACTACCTGGAGGGCGAACTCGGCAAGAGCCCGTGGTTTGCCGGCAGCGAATTCAGCGGCGCCGATATCCAGATGAGTTTCCCGCTGGAGGCGGCGGCCGCGCGCGCCGGCCTGGACCGGAGCCGTCCCCGGCTCATGGATTTTCTGGCGCGCATTCACGCGCGCCCCGCCTACCAGCGCGCGCTGGAAAAAGGCGGCGAGTACGCGCTGCTGGGCTGA
- a CDS encoding thermonuclease family protein: protein MIAAQVAYITDGDTLWVRPLTGGAPFKVRLEGLDAPEICQAWGAQSRDALTARLGHQNVVVAIHHYDDYGRAVAKIELGGEDVAAWMVREGHAWSYRYRRSRGPYAAEEAQARRARRGLFAGTALEYPRAFRRRHGSCKF from the coding sequence GTGATCGCCGCGCAGGTTGCCTACATCACCGATGGCGACACGCTGTGGGTGCGCCCGCTGACCGGTGGCGCGCCCTTCAAGGTCCGGCTCGAAGGGCTGGATGCACCTGAGATTTGCCAGGCCTGGGGAGCGCAGTCGCGTGACGCTTTAACGGCGCGGCTGGGTCACCAGAACGTCGTTGTGGCCATCCACCACTACGACGACTATGGCCGCGCCGTTGCCAAAATCGAGCTCGGCGGTGAGGATGTCGCGGCCTGGATGGTGCGCGAGGGCCACGCCTGGTCGTACCGCTATCGCCGGAGCAGGGGACCTTACGCGGCCGAGGAAGCACAGGCCCGGCGTGCGCGGCGCGGGCTGTTCGCCGGCACGGCGCTCGAATACCCAAGGGCTTTCCGCCGGCGCCATGGTTCGTGCAAGTTTTGA
- the recJ gene encoding single-stranded-DNA-specific exonuclease RecJ: MKIVARDIPPRAVWALEQAGVHPLLARLYAARGVQNPDELDDGLARLLPPDGLRGTREAAVLLADAIAADKKLCIVADYDCDGATACAVGVRGLRLLGARQVSYIVPDRVVDGYGLTAPIARRVKDSGADVLITVDNGIASVDGVATAKALGLQVLVTDHHLPGAELPDADVIVNPNQPGCAFESKSIAGVGVMFYVLLALRAELRRRGAFASAPAPRLDTLLPLVALGTVADVVKLDPNNRRLVAQGLKRVRAGALPAGLASLFVACGRVARVATTFDFGFALGPRINAAGRLADMTLGIECLLTDDATRADELARLLDAINRERREIEGDMREQAMRVAESLFEEGTEPPPALCVFDPDFHEGVVGIVASRIKDKLHRPAFVFAQSRAPGKEHELKGSGRSIPGFHLRDALDLVAKRHPGVLLRFGGHAMAAGCTIAEEQFGMFEQALADVAREWLDAATLTRRLDTDGPLSAEYRRAELVDTLHKEVWGQGFAAPTFSEEVEVISQRLVGEKHLALKLKHQGQPVDGIWFGHTAMLPAKVKLAFRLDADEWQGVRRVRFLIEGAEI, encoded by the coding sequence ATGAAAATCGTAGCGCGCGACATTCCGCCCCGCGCCGTCTGGGCGCTCGAGCAGGCCGGCGTGCACCCTTTGCTGGCGCGCCTGTACGCGGCGCGCGGCGTGCAAAACCCGGACGAACTCGACGATGGCCTGGCGCGCCTGCTGCCGCCCGACGGATTGAGGGGCACACGCGAGGCCGCCGTGCTGCTGGCCGATGCCATTGCGGCCGACAAAAAACTCTGCATCGTGGCCGACTACGACTGCGATGGCGCCACCGCCTGCGCCGTCGGCGTGCGCGGCCTGCGCCTGCTGGGCGCGCGCCAGGTGAGCTATATCGTGCCGGATCGCGTGGTCGACGGCTACGGCCTCACCGCCCCGATCGCGCGGCGCGTGAAGGACAGCGGTGCCGACGTGCTGATCACCGTGGACAACGGCATCGCCAGCGTGGACGGCGTGGCCACCGCGAAGGCGCTGGGCCTGCAGGTCCTCGTCACCGACCATCACCTGCCCGGTGCCGAGCTGCCTGACGCCGACGTCATCGTGAATCCGAACCAGCCCGGCTGCGCCTTCGAGAGCAAATCGATCGCCGGCGTCGGCGTGATGTTCTATGTGCTGCTGGCGCTGCGCGCCGAACTGCGCCGGCGCGGGGCTTTCGCATCCGCTCCAGCGCCGCGGCTCGACACCCTGCTGCCGCTGGTCGCGCTCGGCACCGTGGCCGATGTCGTGAAGCTCGACCCCAACAACCGCCGCCTCGTCGCGCAGGGTCTCAAACGCGTGCGCGCCGGCGCGCTGCCGGCCGGGCTGGCCAGCCTGTTCGTCGCCTGCGGCCGCGTGGCTAGGGTCGCCACCACCTTCGACTTCGGCTTTGCGCTGGGCCCGCGCATCAACGCCGCGGGGCGCCTGGCCGACATGACGCTGGGCATCGAGTGCCTGCTCACCGATGACGCGACGCGCGCCGACGAACTGGCGCGCCTGCTGGACGCCATCAACCGCGAGCGGCGCGAGATCGAGGGTGACATGCGCGAGCAGGCGATGCGGGTCGCCGAGTCGCTGTTCGAGGAAGGCACCGAGCCGCCGCCCGCCCTTTGCGTGTTCGACCCCGACTTTCACGAAGGCGTGGTCGGCATCGTGGCCTCGCGCATCAAGGACAAGCTGCACCGCCCCGCGTTCGTGTTTGCGCAAAGCCGTGCGCCGGGCAAGGAGCACGAGCTCAAGGGCTCGGGCCGCTCCATTCCCGGCTTTCACCTGCGCGACGCGCTCGACCTGGTCGCCAAGCGCCACCCCGGCGTGCTGCTGCGCTTTGGCGGACACGCCATGGCGGCCGGCTGCACCATTGCCGAGGAACAGTTCGGCATGTTCGAGCAGGCCCTCGCCGACGTGGCGCGCGAGTGGCTGGATGCCGCCACGCTCACGCGCCGCCTCGACACCGATGGTCCGCTAAGCGCCGAGTACCGCCGCGCCGAGTTGGTCGACACCCTGCACAAAGAGGTATGGGGCCAGGGCTTTGCGGCGCCGACCTTCAGCGAAGAAGTGGAGGTGATTTCCCAGCGGCTGGTGGGCGAGAAACACCTGGCGCTCAAACTGAAACACCAGGGCCAGCCGGTGGACGGCATCTGGTTCGGCCACACCGCGATGCTGCCGGCCAAAGTCAAGCTCGCGTTCCGGCTCGATGCCGATGAATGGCAGGGCGTGCGGCGCGTGCGCTTCCTGATCGAAGGCGCAGAAATTTAA
- a CDS encoding phosphoglycerate mutase, translated as MHLLIPFAASSSPACQQALESLKLPHLEKLLGRLTLTHTDTADASSLTPPHERAHARALGLVAPDGCVPWAARQAAQAGLIQQTPSGADWAWITPCHWHVHADYIVMGNPQAQGLEAPQSQTLLAAMRPFFEEDGITLHYAAPTQWLARGEVFRDLATASLDRVAGRDIDAWRPKTAQAAALRRLQNEMQMLLYTHPLNDERAAHSLAPVNSFWVSGTGTLPAGWSEPAPSDLVMPQALREAALAGDWAVWVAAWQQLDATECAALLRALDAGHSVQLTLCGERSALTFEASRTGLLKRLMSQFGRQPLSSLRDKL; from the coding sequence ATGCACCTGTTGATTCCGTTCGCCGCCTCCAGTTCCCCCGCGTGCCAGCAAGCGCTCGAGAGTTTGAAACTTCCCCACCTGGAAAAACTGCTGGGCCGCCTGACACTCACCCACACCGACACTGCCGACGCATCGAGCCTCACGCCGCCGCATGAGCGCGCCCACGCACGCGCCCTGGGCCTGGTGGCGCCGGACGGCTGCGTGCCCTGGGCGGCCCGGCAAGCCGCGCAGGCGGGCCTGATTCAACAGACCCCCAGCGGCGCCGACTGGGCCTGGATCACGCCCTGCCACTGGCATGTGCACGCCGACTACATCGTCATGGGCAACCCGCAGGCGCAGGGCCTGGAGGCGCCGCAATCGCAAACCCTGCTGGCCGCGATGCGCCCTTTTTTCGAGGAAGACGGCATCACGCTGCACTATGCGGCGCCCACGCAGTGGCTGGCGCGCGGCGAGGTGTTCCGCGATCTGGCAACGGCCTCGCTGGACCGCGTGGCGGGCCGCGACATCGACGCCTGGCGGCCGAAGACGGCGCAGGCCGCCGCGCTGCGCCGCCTGCAAAACGAGATGCAGATGCTCTTGTACACGCACCCGCTCAACGACGAACGGGCCGCGCACAGCCTGGCGCCGGTCAATTCGTTCTGGGTCAGCGGCACCGGCACGCTGCCTGCTGGCTGGAGCGAGCCCGCACCGAGTGATCTGGTGATGCCTCAGGCCCTGCGCGAGGCCGCGCTGGCGGGCGACTGGGCTGTATGGGTCGCCGCCTGGCAGCAGCTCGATGCCACCGAGTGCGCCGCCCTGCTGCGTGCGCTGGATGCCGGGCACAGCGTGCAACTCACGCTGTGCGGCGAGCGCAGCGCGCTCACGTTTGAGGCCAGCCGCACCGGGCTGCTCAAGAGGTTAATGAGTCAATTTGGCCGTCAGCCCTTATCCTCTCTGCGCGATAAGCTATGA
- a CDS encoding lipoprotein-releasing ABC transporter permease subunit, giving the protein MQIPYELILGWRYTRAGRATRRNGFISFISGVSMLGIALGVAALIIVLSVMNGFQKEVTDRMLSVVSHIEIFAPDGAALPDVARTMAEAKANPQVIGAAPFIATQALLARGGDMKGVVIRGIDPALEPQVIDLDGILKSGALAKLVPGSFGIVLGADLAHSLGVVVGDPVTLLAPSGEITPAGVVPRFKQMTVVGTFDSGHYEYDSTLAMVHMDDAARIFRLEGPTGVQLKLKDLHQAPEVAHQLAGTLSGDLMIRDWTQQNKTWFSAVQVEKRMMFIILTLIVAVAAFNLVSTLVMTVTDKRADIAILRTLGASPSSVMGVFVVQGAMVGVIGTLAGLLLGLLVAYNIDVIVPFIEHLLHTSFLPRDIYLISRMPSDPQRGDIMPIGIISLVLSFLATLYPSWRASRVNPAEALRYE; this is encoded by the coding sequence ATGCAAATCCCCTACGAACTCATTCTCGGCTGGCGCTACACGCGGGCCGGCCGCGCCACGCGGCGCAACGGCTTCATCTCCTTCATCTCGGGCGTCTCCATGCTCGGCATTGCGCTGGGCGTGGCGGCGCTCATCATCGTGCTGAGCGTGATGAACGGCTTTCAGAAAGAGGTGACGGACCGCATGCTCAGCGTGGTCTCGCACATCGAAATCTTCGCGCCCGACGGTGCCGCGCTGCCGGACGTGGCCCGCACCATGGCCGAGGCCAAGGCCAATCCGCAGGTCATCGGTGCTGCACCTTTCATAGCGACTCAGGCCCTGCTGGCACGCGGCGGCGACATGAAGGGCGTGGTGATTCGCGGTATCGACCCGGCGCTGGAGCCGCAGGTGATCGACCTTGACGGGATCCTCAAGAGCGGTGCGCTGGCCAAACTGGTGCCGGGCAGCTTCGGCATCGTGCTCGGCGCGGATCTGGCGCACAGCCTGGGCGTGGTGGTGGGCGATCCGGTCACGTTGCTGGCGCCCAGCGGCGAGATCACGCCGGCCGGCGTGGTGCCGCGCTTCAAGCAGATGACGGTGGTCGGCACCTTCGACTCGGGCCACTACGAATACGACTCGACGCTGGCCATGGTGCACATGGACGACGCGGCGCGCATCTTCCGCCTGGAAGGTCCGACCGGCGTGCAACTCAAGCTGAAGGATTTGCACCAGGCCCCGGAAGTGGCGCACCAACTGGCCGGCACGCTGAGCGGCGACCTCATGATTCGCGACTGGACGCAGCAAAACAAGACCTGGTTCTCCGCCGTGCAGGTCGAGAAACGCATGATGTTCATCATCCTCACGCTGATCGTGGCGGTGGCGGCGTTCAACCTGGTCAGCACGCTGGTGATGACCGTGACCGACAAACGCGCCGACATCGCGATCCTGCGCACGCTGGGCGCCAGCCCGTCCAGCGTCATGGGGGTGTTCGTGGTCCAGGGCGCGATGGTCGGCGTGATCGGCACGCTGGCCGGCCTGCTGCTGGGCCTGCTGGTGGCGTACAACATCGACGTGATCGTGCCGTTCATCGAGCACTTGCTGCACACCAGCTTTTTGCCGCGCGACATCTACCTGATCAGCCGCATGCCCAGCGACCCGCAGCGCGGCGACATCATGCCGATCGGCATCATCTCGCTGGTGCTGTCCTTTCTGGCGACCCTGTATCCGAGCTGGCGCGCCAGCCGCGTGAACCCGGCGGAGGCGCTGCGCTATGAATGA